In Uranotaenia lowii strain MFRU-FL chromosome 2, ASM2978415v1, whole genome shotgun sequence, one genomic interval encodes:
- the LOC129741958 gene encoding uncharacterized protein LOC129741958, with translation MKTLLIALVLVCGILCESHYAAAESSNIIDRGLAILTNAVARGKEILDRGVGVKSERMQSIDFFGSKLETNIGVKTGFGDAVAQPSSAEDDLARKKRSAQLITNTNSGTNINVVKIKTVNNFGSTPAASSASLLARRARLSEGIQGALRAGVPVEYGKIEEKMTVMVSDTEVSPEGLIKSNKVQETHEGTLKEITINGGKNKKSYRRGAGPTGTVVLKSFEEKKTEANIKSEMKRGGPLKTHAVVESINANAKTVSINGKTINPDGKNSIDELLPEQMMPLQRSQRSPQEESSTEGGPRGGPPKGGPGGCGPPPGGPGGRGPPPDGQGGPNGRGPPPPGEGGNQQESSTETNRAKRAVQANPSPANKVAEAGQNESGSGSDSDSNSEEDSKETTAANRRKRSPCGRGQTTTVAARKKRDIFADFDEVFREKRSPCGRGTTTVAARKRRDISSDLADERVKRSPCGGGRTTTVAARKKRDAMSEIISALTSQREKRSPCGRGTTTVAARRKRQSVSEFLGLKPADVDDRLDVLRNKRSPCGKGTTTVAARRKRGALESDFAREKRSPCGGKTPTTVAARKKRETNDQVNLDSRYKRSPCGGKTPTTVAARKKRETELEATFNEVQQSGLQLPWERFKRSPCGGKTPTTVAARKKRDTEFERNKRSPCGGKTPTTVAARKKRETELDAAVNGIQQSELQLPWERSKRSPCGGKTPTTVAARKKRDTELERNKRSPCGGKTPTTVAARKKRETELEPSTNEIQQSDLESSLNRNKRSPCGEKTPTTVAARKKRETESQSELDRAKRSPCGGRRGGGSSVTTVAPAARKRRDATPEQTSTEIKSWFNNMLDTVVDLAKTLVEKTKSLFQREGGANATAGENTDAERF, from the exons ATGAAAACTCTTCTGATAGCCTTAGTGCTTGTTTGTGGGATTTTGTGTGAA TCCCACTATGCGGCGGCCGAAAGTAGCAACATCATCGATCGGGGTCTTGCCATCCTGACTAACGCAGTGGCCAGGGGCAAGGAAATTCTGGACCGAGGCGTAGGCGTCAAATCGGAGCGCATGCAAAGCATCG ATTTCTTCGGCAGCAAATTGGAAACTAACATTGGAGTGAAGACTGGATTTGGAGATGCAGTTGCTCAGCCAAGCAGTGCCGAAGATGATCTCGCTCGTAAGAAACGATCGGCACAGTTGATCACAAATACCAACTCCGGCACCAATATCAACGTCGTTAAAATTAAGACGGTGAACAATTTTGGATCCACACCGGCTGCTTCATCAGCATCATTGCTTGCTCGTAGAGCACGGTTGAGCGAAGGTATTCAAGGTGCCCTGCGGGCAGGCGTTCCAGTAgagtatggaaaaattgaggAGAAAATGACGGTAATGGTTAGTGATACTGAAGTATCGCCCGAGGGTTTGATAAAATCCAACAAAGTACAGGAGACGCATGAGGGGACATTGAAAGAAATCACAATCAATGGaggcaaaaataagaaaagctaTAGACGAGGGGCAGGTCCAACAGGTACAGTTGTCCTGAAATCTTTTGAAGAAAAGAAGACGGAGGCAAACATCAAGTCCGAGATGAAACGTGGTGGTCCCTTGAAAACTCATGCTGTTGTAGAGTCGATTAACGCAAACGCGAAGACTGTTAGTATAAATGGAAAGACAATTAACCCTGATGGCAAAAACTCAATTGATGAGCTGCTTCCCGAACAGATGATGCCACTACAGCGATCACAACGATCTCCTCAGGAAGAATCGAGCACTGAAGGTGGCCCTAGAGGTGGTCCGCCGAAAGGTGGCCCAGGAGGTTGTGGCCCTCCACCTGGTGGTCCAGGAGGTCGTGGACCTCCACCTGATGGTCAAGGCGGTCCAAATGGAAGGGGTCCTCCACCTCCAGGAGAAGGAGGTAATCAGCAAGAATCGTCGACAGAAACTAACAGGGCAAAGCGTGCAGTTCAAGCTAATCCCTCGCCAGCAAATAAAGTAGCAGAGGCTGGACAAAACGAATCTGGCAGTGGCTCCGATAGCGATTCGAATTCAGAAGAAGATTCAAAGGAGACGACAGCAGCCAATCGTCGCAAACGATCACCGTGTGGTCGTGGCCAAACTACTACTGTAGCAGCTAGAAAGAAGCGTGATATTTTTGCCGATTTCGATGAAGTGTTTCGTGAAAAAAGATCTCCCTGTGGTCGTGGAACAACAACGGTTGCCGCAAGAAAAAGACGAGATATTTCCAGTGATTTAGCAGACGAACGAGTAAAGCGTTCCCCATGTGGAGGCGGAAGAACAACAACTGTGGCTGCTAGGAAAAAGCGGGATGCGATGTCGGAAATAATTTCTGCCCTCACATCGCAGCGTGAAAAGCGATCTCCATGTGGACGAGGAACAACAACGGTGGCCGCTAGAAGAAAACGTCAATCTGTATCTGAGTTCCTAGGACTTAAACCAGCTGACGTTGATGACCGATTGGACGTTTTGCGGAACAAAAGATCTCCCTGTGGTAAGGGAACCACAACCGTTGCAGCAAGACGCAAAAGAGGAGCCCTTGAAAGTGATTTTGCAAGGGAAAAGCGGTCTCCTTGCGGAGGAAAAACGCCTACTACGGTTGCTGCAAGGAAGAAGCGTGAAACCAATGATCAGGTTAATTTGGATTCAAGATACAAACGTTCTCCCTGTGGTGGTAAAACTCCAACCACGGTAGCCGCCCGAAAGAAACGAGAAACTGAATTGGAAGCAACTTTTAATGAGGTCCAACAGTCTGGATTGCAATTACCATGGGAAAGGTTCAAACGTTCGCCCTGTGGAGGAAAAACCCCGACAACAGTGGCCGCCCGTAAGAAACGTGACACAGAGTTTGAACGCAACAAACGTTCGCCATGTGGAGGTAAAACTCCGACAACAGTAGCCGCCCGAAAAAAACGAGAAACTGAATTGGATGCAGCAGTTAATGGGATACAACAGTCTGAATTGCAATTACCATGGGAACGAAGCAAACGCTCACCCTGTGGAGGAAAAACTCCGACAACAGTGGCCGCTCGTAAAAAACGTGACACGGAGCTCGAACGTAACAAACGTTCGCCATGTGGAGGTAAAACTCCGACAACAGTGGCCGCTCGTAAGAAACGAGAAACAGAGTTAGAACCCTCAACTAACGAAATCCAACAATCGGACCTAGAATCCTCCCTAAATCGAAACAAACGTTCGCCTTGCGGAGAAAAAACACCAACGACGGTAGCCGCTAGGAAAAAACGTGAAACCGAATCGCAATCAGAGCTAGATCGTGCCAAACGTTCGCCTTGTGGAGGAAGGAGAGGAGGAGGATCATCGGTGACAACGGTGGCGCCCGCAGCTCGTAAGCGACGTGATGCAACTCCGGAGCAGACATCAACTGAGATCAAGAGCTGGTTCAACAACATGTTGGATACGGTGGTTGATCTAGCAAAAACGCTTGTCGAGAAAACCAAGAGCCTGTTTCAGCGAGAAGGTGGAGCCAATGCTACGGCTGGCGAGAATACGGATGCGGAACGCTTTTag